In the Oryzihumus leptocrescens genome, one interval contains:
- a CDS encoding alkaline phosphatase family protein produces MIRPRRRTAALAAAATALTTLVAVATTASAAAPKPAAGTAYLPPVKHVFVINLENKGYDETWGPGSAAPYLSQTLRSQGVLLSSYYGTAHNSQPNYVAQVSGQGPNSQMQADCQTYSNFSGSGTVAPGQAVGSGCVFPTSVPNLTDQLTGKGLTWRGYMEDMGTPCRHPQVGAVDDTQKAKVGDQYATRHNPFMYFHSVIDSPSCADHVVDLSALTSDLGSASTTPNLSYITPNLCDDGHDAPCVDGRPGGLASADEWLKTWVPRITSSPAFQADGMLVITFDESDGPQSDATACCGEGPGPNAALPGITGMGGGKVGALVLSPFVKAGTVSSTSYNHYSLLASLEDLFGVPYLGYAGASGLNRFGLDVYNGSF; encoded by the coding sequence ATGATCCGCCCCCGACGCCGCACGGCCGCCCTGGCCGCCGCCGCGACCGCCCTCACCACGCTCGTCGCCGTGGCGACCACCGCCTCGGCCGCCGCCCCGAAGCCCGCGGCCGGCACGGCATACCTGCCGCCGGTCAAGCACGTGTTCGTCATCAACCTCGAGAACAAGGGGTATGACGAGACGTGGGGTCCGGGGTCCGCGGCGCCGTACCTGTCGCAGACGCTGCGCTCGCAGGGCGTGCTGCTCTCGAGCTACTACGGGACGGCGCACAACAGCCAGCCCAACTACGTGGCGCAGGTCAGCGGCCAGGGCCCGAACAGCCAGATGCAGGCCGACTGCCAGACCTACTCGAACTTCTCCGGGTCCGGGACCGTGGCGCCGGGGCAGGCGGTCGGCTCGGGGTGCGTCTTCCCGACCTCGGTGCCGAACCTGACCGACCAGCTCACCGGCAAGGGGTTGACCTGGCGCGGCTACATGGAGGACATGGGCACGCCGTGCCGGCACCCGCAGGTGGGCGCCGTCGACGACACGCAGAAGGCCAAGGTCGGCGACCAGTACGCCACGCGGCACAACCCGTTCATGTATTTCCACTCGGTCATCGACTCCCCGTCGTGCGCGGACCACGTGGTCGACCTGTCCGCGCTGACGTCCGACCTCGGCTCGGCCTCGACGACCCCGAACCTGAGCTACATCACGCCGAACCTGTGCGACGACGGCCACGACGCGCCCTGCGTCGACGGGCGGCCCGGCGGGCTGGCCTCGGCCGACGAGTGGCTCAAGACGTGGGTCCCGCGGATCACGTCCTCGCCGGCGTTCCAGGCCGACGGGATGCTCGTGATCACCTTCGACGAGTCCGACGGGCCGCAGTCCGACGCGACGGCCTGCTGCGGCGAGGGCCCCGGCCCGAACGCCGCACTGCCGGGCATCACCGGCATGGGCGGCGGCAAGGTCGGCGCGCTGGTGCTCTCCCCGTTCGTCAAGGCGGGCACGGTGAGCAGCACGTCGTACAACCACTACTCCCTGCTGGCGAGCCTGGAGGACCTGTTCGGGGTGCCCTACCTCGGCTACGCCGGCGCGTCCGGGCTCAACCGGTTCGGCCTCGACGTCTACAACGGCTCCTTCTGA
- a CDS encoding FAD-binding oxidoreductase, with amino-acid sequence MGDVVLQELRLATDDHAAAAGPADTVDGMPARWVASPGSTAETSAVMRVAAVHDLAVVVRGAGNRLTWGAPPERCDLLVDSTRMDAVVEHASGDLVVVVQAGCRLDVLQQRLAGAGQWLAVDPPRPGTVGGTVAAALSGPTRLAHGAVRDLVIGMTMVRADGVVAHSGGKVVKNVAGYDVGKLLTGSYGTLGVITEVAFRLHPLPKARSWVSLPRHSAAAVHEALQRVVHSQLVPGAVELDRAADGSATLTVQLEGVAPGVLARTAAALELLGPSATAGSRPPGWWGIQPAGTGEVLLKVTHELAGLPHLLTALDAAAARHRLAAHVRGSVAVGSVLVGLRAAEGGNRVGPAALGPDEVAGLVADLRQRAASFGGSVVVLDGPRVVKESLDVWGPVGAIDLMRSVKHRFDPARLLAPGRFVGGI; translated from the coding sequence ATGGGCGACGTCGTCCTGCAGGAGCTGCGCCTCGCCACGGACGACCACGCCGCCGCGGCCGGTCCGGCCGACACCGTCGACGGTATGCCGGCCCGCTGGGTCGCCAGCCCCGGCAGCACCGCGGAGACGAGCGCCGTGATGCGGGTTGCCGCCGTCCACGACCTCGCGGTCGTGGTGCGCGGCGCCGGCAACAGGCTGACCTGGGGCGCTCCGCCCGAGCGCTGCGACCTCCTCGTTGACAGCACGCGGATGGACGCCGTGGTCGAGCACGCCTCGGGTGACCTCGTCGTCGTGGTGCAGGCCGGCTGCCGACTCGACGTGCTGCAGCAGCGGCTGGCGGGAGCCGGCCAGTGGCTCGCGGTCGACCCGCCGCGGCCGGGCACCGTCGGCGGCACCGTCGCGGCGGCGCTGAGCGGCCCGACCCGGTTGGCGCACGGCGCGGTCCGCGACCTCGTGATCGGAATGACGATGGTCCGCGCCGACGGAGTCGTCGCGCACTCCGGCGGCAAGGTCGTCAAGAACGTCGCCGGCTACGACGTCGGCAAGCTGCTCACTGGCTCGTACGGCACCCTGGGCGTCATCACCGAGGTCGCGTTCCGGCTGCACCCGCTGCCGAAGGCGCGCTCCTGGGTGAGCCTGCCCCGGCACTCGGCGGCGGCCGTCCACGAGGCGCTCCAACGGGTGGTCCACTCCCAGCTGGTGCCCGGCGCCGTGGAGCTCGACCGCGCGGCGGACGGCTCCGCGACCCTGACCGTCCAGCTCGAGGGCGTCGCGCCAGGTGTCCTGGCCCGGACCGCCGCCGCCCTGGAGCTGCTGGGGCCCTCGGCCACCGCCGGCAGCCGGCCACCCGGGTGGTGGGGCATCCAGCCGGCCGGCACGGGTGAGGTGCTGCTCAAGGTCACCCACGAGCTCGCCGGCCTGCCGCACCTGCTCACCGCCCTGGACGCCGCGGCGGCTCGGCACCGCCTCGCGGCCCACGTCCGCGGCAGCGTCGCCGTCGGCTCCGTGCTGGTCGGCCTGCGCGCTGCCGAGGGCGGCAACCGCGTCGGGCCGGCCGCGTTGGGACCCGATGAGGTCGCCGGCCTCGTGGCCGACCTGCGGCAGCGCGCCGCGTCGTTCGGCGGGAGCGTGGTGGTGCTGGACGGCCCACGCGTGGTCAAGGAGTCGCTCGACGTCTGGGGCCCGGTCGGCGCGATCGACCTGATGCGCAGCGTCAAGCACCGCTTCGACCCCGCACGGCTGCTGGCGCCGGGCCGCTTCGTGGGAGGGATCTGA
- a CDS encoding (Fe-S)-binding protein produces the protein MTRQPDRPGQVSSTAGTPGTDGPLRVDPLQPGGPAFDDHNPPSAELVADCVHCGFCLPSCPTYVLWGEEMDSPRGRIYLMGEGLQGEPLTPSMVGHFDACLGCMACVTACPSGVQYDKLIEATRAQVERRFERPARDRALRRAIFAVFPRPRRLHLLRGPLRLYQASGLSRWLRRTGVLQRLSPTLAAMESLAPPLGPAERVPAHTPALGRRRGTVGLLLGCVQRELFPGVNAATARVLAAEGFEVVAPASQGCCGALSAHAGREAEAQRFARSLIDSFERSGVEHVVVNAARCGSTMKEYADLLADDRRYAGRARAFVARVRDVSEILAEAGTVAPRHPLPVAVAYHDACHLAHAQGVRAQPRELLRAIPGLELREVPEGELCCGSAGIWNLLNPVPARELGDRKAANVRGTGAELLVTANPGCLMQVASAFERRGHRMALAHTVEVLDASIRGLGVDHLGVTTSTGRTKRPESPSSEG, from the coding sequence ATGACCCGGCAGCCCGACCGTCCCGGCCAGGTCTCGTCCACCGCCGGCACGCCCGGCACCGACGGGCCGCTGAGGGTCGACCCGCTGCAGCCCGGCGGGCCGGCGTTCGACGACCACAACCCGCCCTCCGCAGAGCTCGTCGCCGACTGCGTCCACTGCGGCTTCTGCCTGCCGTCCTGCCCCACCTACGTGTTGTGGGGCGAGGAGATGGACTCGCCCCGCGGCCGCATCTACCTCATGGGCGAGGGTCTCCAGGGAGAGCCGCTGACCCCCTCGATGGTCGGCCACTTCGACGCCTGCCTGGGCTGCATGGCCTGCGTGACGGCCTGCCCGTCCGGGGTGCAGTACGACAAGCTCATTGAGGCCACCCGCGCCCAGGTGGAGCGCCGGTTCGAGCGGCCCGCCCGCGACCGCGCCCTGCGCCGGGCGATCTTCGCCGTCTTCCCCCGTCCCCGCCGACTGCACCTGCTGCGCGGACCGCTGCGGCTCTACCAGGCCAGCGGACTCAGCCGGTGGCTGCGCAGGACCGGTGTGCTGCAACGCCTCTCGCCGACCCTGGCGGCCATGGAGTCCCTGGCCCCGCCTTTGGGGCCAGCCGAGCGGGTCCCGGCGCACACACCCGCCCTGGGCCGGCGGCGCGGCACCGTCGGCCTGCTCCTCGGCTGCGTGCAGCGCGAGCTCTTCCCCGGCGTCAACGCCGCGACCGCCCGCGTCCTCGCCGCCGAGGGATTCGAGGTGGTCGCGCCCGCGAGCCAGGGCTGCTGCGGCGCGCTGTCGGCCCACGCCGGCAGGGAGGCGGAGGCGCAGCGCTTCGCCCGTTCCCTCATCGACAGCTTCGAGCGGAGCGGCGTCGAGCACGTGGTCGTCAACGCCGCCCGCTGCGGCTCGACGATGAAGGAGTATGCCGACCTGCTGGCGGACGACCGGCGCTACGCCGGGCGGGCCCGAGCCTTCGTGGCCCGGGTCCGCGACGTCTCGGAGATCCTCGCCGAGGCGGGGACCGTGGCACCGCGTCACCCGCTGCCCGTGGCGGTCGCCTACCACGACGCCTGCCACCTCGCGCACGCCCAGGGGGTCCGGGCGCAGCCGCGCGAGCTGCTGCGCGCGATACCGGGGCTGGAGCTGCGCGAGGTGCCCGAGGGCGAGCTGTGCTGTGGGTCGGCGGGCATCTGGAACCTGCTCAACCCGGTGCCGGCGCGCGAGCTCGGCGACCGCAAGGCCGCCAACGTCCGGGGCACCGGCGCCGAGCTGCTCGTGACCGCCAACCCCGGCTGCCTCATGCAGGTGGCCTCCGCGTTCGAGCGCAGGGGCCACCGCATGGCCCTCGCCCACACGGTCGAGGTGCTCGACGCCTCGATCCGCGGCCTCGGCGTCGACCACCTCGGCGTCACCACCTCGACCGGACGCACGAAACGGCCCGAATCCCCCTCCTCCGAGGGCTGA